Proteins from a single region of Deltaproteobacteria bacterium:
- a CDS encoding TAXI family TRAP transporter solute-binding subunit has translation MMIRMGTSELGGTFYTQGAAFAELFNRGRADNDKCVIQTSDASIHNAEQLDRGELEFGFMASNWIGRAKEGSAPFQRKIALRMVAPANLGPMFFVKLAGSPIKTVADFAGKRIAIGTKGSGMEQHGQTIFGVLGLSYDSFTPVYMSFVEGAKALVAGEIDAQFQPPIPNKVMTDLSERADVRVVPYAPGQLEKLLADVPFYRRATMAKNVFRGVVEDAAQIGVINVLVTHERIANAVVRDMAAAIVGGLDRLPQMNPLFKGTQDLFEPMRAAGAAAFEFGGVRLHEGALAAYHEAGYLK, from the coding sequence ATGATGATTCGCATGGGTACATCCGAGCTGGGCGGGACGTTTTACACACAAGGCGCGGCGTTCGCAGAGCTATTTAATCGCGGCCGCGCTGACAACGACAAATGCGTGATTCAGACCAGCGATGCGAGCATTCACAATGCCGAGCAGCTCGATCGCGGCGAGTTGGAGTTCGGCTTTATGGCCTCGAACTGGATCGGCCGAGCCAAAGAGGGCAGCGCGCCTTTTCAAAGGAAAATCGCGCTGCGCATGGTAGCGCCGGCCAATCTCGGCCCGATGTTTTTCGTGAAATTGGCGGGCTCACCGATCAAAACGGTTGCCGACTTCGCCGGCAAGCGCATCGCCATTGGCACCAAGGGCAGCGGCATGGAGCAGCACGGCCAAACGATCTTCGGGGTGTTGGGCCTGTCCTACGACAGCTTTACGCCCGTCTACATGAGTTTTGTCGAAGGCGCCAAAGCATTGGTTGCGGGCGAGATTGACGCGCAGTTCCAGCCGCCGATCCCGAACAAAGTCATGACCGATCTGAGTGAGCGCGCCGATGTGCGCGTGGTGCCCTATGCGCCGGGGCAGCTCGAAAAGCTGCTCGCCGATGTGCCTTTCTATCGGCGCGCGACCATGGCAAAGAACGTGTTTCGCGGCGTGGTCGAAGATGCCGCGCAGATAGGCGTTATCAACGTGCTGGTGACCCACGAAAGAATCGCCAACGCCGTCGTGCGTGACATGGCCGCGGCGATCGTTGGCGGTCTCGATCGGCTGCCGCAAATGAATCCGCTGTTCAAAGGAACCCAAGATCTATTCGAACCTATGCGCGCCGCTGGAGCCGCAGCCTTCGAGTTTGGCGGCGTTCGGCTCCACGAGGGAGCTTTGGCCGCCTATCATGAGGCGGGCTATCTAAAGTGA
- a CDS encoding extracellular solute-binding protein, with protein MPRYSVFASVLTLFAVTFAHAQDAKLIEAAKKESGKIIAYGSMETNTAEPIIEAFTKKTGLQVEYWRASATKAMDRALTELRAGKNLFDVMVNNSGATTVMHKEGIFAKYNSPAAAFFPKDVIDPDLGVSYRHAPIGIFYNKGLIKPADAPKSLEDLLNPKYRGKFVMPDPTQHTTTLQWVASLYKIMGKEKAEKFIRDLGAAKPALVESFAPSAERVATGETPIAISLIRYVVTYGEKGAPVDYVRLGKFLSTGQYLNLSHKAPRPNGGKALIDFFLSEESARLLAKAGEFVTRRGIHPPVPDADKVQGVEMDDFDANEFKQKGQEYQKIFLK; from the coding sequence ATGCCACGGTATAGCGTCTTCGCTTCAGTACTAACTCTGTTCGCCGTAACCTTCGCCCATGCTCAAGATGCCAAGCTCATCGAAGCGGCGAAGAAAGAAAGCGGCAAAATCATCGCCTACGGCTCGATGGAGACCAATACCGCCGAACCGATCATCGAGGCATTTACGAAAAAGACCGGCCTGCAGGTCGAATATTGGCGCGCCTCGGCGACTAAAGCCATGGACCGCGCGCTCACCGAGCTGCGCGCCGGCAAAAACCTGTTCGATGTCATGGTTAACAACAGCGGCGCGACGACGGTGATGCACAAAGAAGGCATATTCGCCAAGTACAATTCCCCTGCCGCAGCGTTCTTTCCCAAAGACGTGATCGATCCGGACCTCGGCGTCTCTTACCGCCACGCGCCCATTGGCATCTTCTACAACAAAGGGTTGATCAAACCGGCCGATGCGCCGAAGTCGCTTGAAGATTTGTTGAATCCCAAGTACCGCGGCAAGTTCGTCATGCCCGACCCAACGCAGCACACGACCACGCTGCAATGGGTCGCGAGCCTCTACAAAATCATGGGTAAAGAGAAAGCCGAGAAGTTTATTCGCGATCTCGGCGCCGCCAAGCCAGCGCTGGTGGAATCCTTCGCGCCATCGGCCGAGCGCGTTGCCACCGGTGAGACACCGATTGCGATTTCGCTGATCCGCTACGTCGTCACCTACGGCGAAAAAGGCGCGCCGGTCGACTATGTGCGCTTAGGCAAGTTCTTGAGCACCGGACAGTATTTGAACTTGAGCCACAAGGCGCCGCGCCCCAATGGCGGCAAAGCGCTGATCGATTTCTTTCTAAGCGAAGAAAGCGCGCGCCTCCTCGCCAAAGCCGGCGAGTTCGTCACCCGTAGAGGCATTCACCCACCCGTGCCCGATGCCGATAAGGTTCAAGGTGTGGAAATGGACGACTTCGATGCCAACGAGTTCAAACAAAAGGGCCAGGAGTATCAGAAGATATTTTTGAAGTAG
- a CDS encoding cysteine hydrolase, with translation MAESQGRGADRWPMTAKNTALIVVDMQNIWVHPRGARYLPSSEDIVPKIQQLLSFCHARQMPVIYLHTTKRRDMADVGIFADIKPATHDADNEWNNFEGTVGAEIYEPVKPTGADILVKKFRYSGFYGTQLENLLRAMGRDTIAITGVATNVCCDSTARDGAMRDFKVVFLSDCNASFSQEEQEATLKNFDKHFGVVMDSKALMTRIDG, from the coding sequence ATGGCCGAGAGCCAAGGTCGTGGGGCGGATCGCTGGCCGATGACGGCGAAAAATACCGCTCTGATTGTCGTCGATATGCAGAACATCTGGGTGCATCCGCGCGGCGCGCGCTATCTGCCGAGCTCGGAAGACATCGTGCCGAAGATCCAACAACTCCTGAGCTTTTGCCATGCGCGCCAGATGCCGGTGATCTATCTGCACACCACCAAGCGCAGAGATATGGCCGATGTCGGCATTTTCGCCGACATCAAGCCGGCGACCCACGATGCCGACAACGAATGGAATAATTTTGAAGGCACGGTCGGCGCAGAGATCTACGAACCGGTGAAACCGACCGGTGCCGATATTCTCGTTAAGAAGTTTCGCTACAGCGGCTTTTACGGCACGCAGTTGGAGAATCTCCTGCGCGCCATGGGACGCGACACCATCGCCATCACCGGCGTGGCGACCAACGTCTGCTGCGATTCGACGGCGCGCGATGGCGCCATGCGCGATTTCAAGGTGGTTTTTCTTTCCGATTGCAACGCCTCTTTCTCGCAAGAGGAACAAGAGGCCACGTTGAAAAATTTCGATAAGCATTTCGGTGTGGTGATGGATTCCAAGGCCTTAATGACGCGCATCGATGGCTGA
- the maiA gene encoding maleylacetoacetate isomerase produces the protein MKLYTFFRSSASYRVRIALNLKGIAYEQAPIHLRRGGGEQLQPAYTQLNPQALLPALEDSGKILTQSLAIIEYLEEKYPNPPLLPKDPADKATVRSMGLIIACEVHPIQNLRVLNYVKATYNQNDEQVNGKWAQHWIDLGLAALETTILSQPKRGNFCFGDTPTLADVCLIPQLGNARRYGCDLAKYPTIVAIEKSCMAIKAFADAAPEKQPDAE, from the coding sequence ATGAAGCTCTATACTTTTTTCCGCAGCTCGGCGTCTTATCGGGTGCGCATCGCGCTCAACCTCAAAGGCATCGCCTACGAGCAAGCGCCGATCCATCTGCGCCGCGGCGGCGGCGAGCAGTTGCAGCCGGCCTACACGCAGTTGAATCCGCAAGCGCTCTTGCCGGCGCTCGAAGACAGCGGCAAAATTCTCACTCAGTCGCTGGCGATTATCGAATATCTCGAGGAGAAATACCCCAACCCGCCGCTCTTGCCCAAAGATCCGGCGGACAAGGCGACGGTCCGCAGCATGGGGCTGATCATCGCCTGCGAAGTGCACCCGATCCAGAATCTCCGCGTGCTCAACTACGTCAAAGCGACCTACAACCAGAACGATGAGCAGGTCAACGGCAAGTGGGCGCAGCACTGGATCGATCTCGGCCTCGCCGCGCTGGAGACAACGATCCTGTCGCAGCCCAAGCGCGGCAACTTCTGTTTCGGCGACACGCCAACCCTGGCAGACGTGTGCCTAATTCCGCAGCTCGGCAACGCGCGCCGCTACGGCTGCGACTTGGCGAAATACCCAACCATCGTTGCCATCGAAAAAAGCTGCATGGCCATCAAAGCGTTTGCCGATGCCGCACCGGAAAAGCAACCGGATGCTGAATAG
- a CDS encoding phytanoyl-CoA dioxygenase family protein, translating to MAEVILSGADRKQFDEFGYLTFDTDLPNAILEQAIKDFRPYWAGKITIGVNQADAGRVQDGWCVSDACLQIATWPAVLSVLRQLYGRKTKPFQTLNFPAGTEQSAHSDAIHFNSEPFGLMCGVWVALEDVGASQGPLIYYPGSHRLPETNFPDLGLAPDPASYPAYERCMQKLIWERQLKPAYGLIKKGQAFIWAANLLHGGSARQDKSSSRHSQVTHYYLDGAKPWRPMFSKTERVYFEPDWISPEAAQAARRRIAKERRELFIRRTKDAINRMLGRD from the coding sequence ATGGCGGAGGTCATTCTGAGCGGAGCAGATCGCAAGCAGTTTGATGAGTTCGGGTATTTGACATTCGATACCGATCTGCCAAACGCAATTCTGGAACAAGCGATCAAAGATTTTCGCCCCTATTGGGCAGGTAAAATCACTATTGGGGTCAACCAGGCTGATGCCGGACGGGTGCAGGACGGCTGGTGCGTCAGCGACGCCTGTCTGCAGATCGCTACCTGGCCGGCGGTGTTGTCGGTGTTGCGGCAACTGTACGGTCGCAAGACGAAACCGTTTCAGACACTTAACTTTCCTGCCGGGACGGAACAATCGGCTCACTCAGATGCGATTCATTTTAACAGCGAGCCTTTTGGCCTGATGTGCGGTGTTTGGGTTGCTCTAGAAGACGTCGGCGCGAGTCAGGGTCCACTGATCTACTACCCCGGATCGCACAGATTGCCCGAAACCAACTTCCCTGATCTCGGGTTGGCGCCTGACCCAGCCAGTTACCCGGCCTATGAACGATGCATGCAAAAGCTAATCTGGGAACGTCAGCTGAAACCCGCTTACGGGCTCATCAAAAAAGGGCAGGCCTTCATTTGGGCGGCTAATTTGCTGCACGGCGGGTCGGCGCGCCAGGACAAATCCAGCAGCCGTCACTCCCAAGTGACCCATTACTACCTTGACGGGGCCAAGCCTTGGCGACCGATGTTTAGCAAGACCGAGAGAGTTTATTTTGAGCCGGACTGGATTTCACCGGAAGCCGCACAGGCCGCAAGGCGACGCATTGCTAAAGAACGCCGGGAACTCTTCATTCGACGAACCAAAGATGCCATCAACCGTATGCTGGGCAGAGATTGA
- a CDS encoding amidohydrolase — translation MAIIDLDSHLRDGWLLDEIYRLPEPFAKYSPKRIGDGKFFYSKFEHNLSPMEDPIANANFKKPVTHQVFYNPEANQRGNEVMRWQQGGYDMEYRLKDNAREGLDYQFIFPTSIEIPSQNPGPLGAAVARSYNDWAHELVAGHRDKLSPVAMIPAGCPEAMADELRHCVKDLGCKVAHLVSYTLDRQMDDPAFFPFYQAAQEMDIPLFCHPSTLGAPGTLINRQSNFFPMHILGRPLNCVAPLCAMVLGGVFEKFPKLKVVFFEVTAEFLVFWMHRMDDDYEVIKDAGMCPQLNALPSDYVKRNCYITCESDEKWLPLALAEVGETHVLMATDYPHFDSTFPNTVSGIRERPDVSARQKKLILEDNAINLIRM, via the coding sequence ATGGCGATTATCGATTTGGACTCCCACCTGCGCGACGGTTGGCTTCTGGACGAGATTTACCGACTCCCCGAACCTTTCGCGAAATACTCACCCAAGCGTATCGGCGACGGCAAATTTTTCTACTCCAAGTTTGAGCACAACCTCTCGCCGATGGAAGACCCGATTGCCAACGCAAATTTCAAGAAACCGGTGACCCATCAAGTTTTTTACAATCCCGAAGCCAATCAACGGGGCAACGAAGTGATGCGTTGGCAGCAGGGCGGCTACGACATGGAATACCGCCTCAAAGACAACGCCAGAGAGGGCCTCGACTATCAGTTTATTTTTCCGACGTCGATCGAAATTCCCTCGCAAAACCCCGGCCCGTTGGGCGCTGCGGTGGCCCGCTCGTACAACGACTGGGCGCATGAACTGGTAGCCGGACACCGTGACAAGCTCTCGCCGGTGGCGATGATCCCCGCCGGCTGCCCGGAGGCGATGGCCGATGAGCTGCGCCACTGCGTCAAAGATTTGGGCTGCAAAGTCGCCCATCTAGTCAGCTATACGCTAGACAGGCAAATGGACGACCCGGCGTTTTTCCCGTTCTACCAAGCGGCGCAGGAGATGGACATTCCACTCTTTTGCCATCCGAGCACCCTCGGCGCGCCCGGGACGTTGATCAATCGGCAAAGCAATTTCTTCCCCATGCACATTCTCGGCCGGCCGCTAAACTGCGTGGCACCTTTGTGCGCCATGGTGTTGGGCGGCGTGTTCGAGAAATTCCCAAAGCTTAAAGTGGTTTTCTTCGAAGTGACAGCAGAATTTCTGGTCTTCTGGATGCATCGCATGGATGACGACTACGAGGTCATCAAAGACGCCGGCATGTGCCCGCAACTAAACGCCCTGCCGTCGGATTACGTCAAGCGCAATTGCTACATCACCTGTGAATCCGACGAAAAGTGGCTGCCGCTGGCGCTTGCCGAAGTCGGCGAGACCCACGTCTTGATGGCGACGGACTATCCGCACTTCGATTCGACTTTCCCGAATACAGTCAGCGGCATCCGCGAGCGGCCGGATGTCTCGGCGCGACAGAAAAAATTGATTCTCGAAGACAATGCGATCAATTTGATCCGGATGTAG
- a CDS encoding ABC transporter substrate-binding protein: MARKSALLFAALFVSLTISAQAQDRVRVAISNFSASFISMHIAQKRGYYAEEGMLLEIILMAGLTGTRALIGNSVEFGSASNPTAAVQGAKLKILMVFNDKPPGGFMAQPSIKSMAEVRGKRVGGSTIGSLDYGWLKEVFPKFGLQLDKDVNFVPVGSTSARYTAMLAGSVDAASLGPPSILLAQAAGYPLLFRFSDHLEDIQASIVATDERLARQGDLVRRFMRATVKGARVYLANRQEGITSIMEFTRQKDRDLMSRVYDDHMKTIARDGTISERLQRIVIERSKRFTGVTRDVTPEEIFDFSHLRRAQAEVTQSGWVAN, from the coding sequence ATGGCGCGCAAATCCGCTCTACTTTTTGCTGCTCTGTTTGTGTCACTGACGATTTCGGCCCAGGCGCAAGATCGCGTGCGCGTCGCGATTTCCAATTTCTCTGCGTCCTTCATCTCCATGCACATCGCGCAGAAGCGCGGCTACTATGCCGAAGAAGGCATGTTGCTCGAAATTATCTTGATGGCTGGACTGACCGGCACGCGAGCTCTCATCGGCAATAGCGTCGAGTTCGGCTCCGCGAGCAACCCCACCGCCGCGGTTCAGGGCGCCAAGTTGAAGATATTGATGGTCTTCAACGACAAACCGCCCGGCGGTTTCATGGCCCAGCCGAGCATCAAGAGCATGGCGGAGGTGCGCGGCAAGCGCGTCGGCGGCTCGACAATCGGCAGTCTCGATTACGGCTGGTTGAAAGAAGTATTTCCCAAGTTTGGCCTGCAACTCGACAAAGACGTGAACTTTGTCCCGGTGGGGTCTACTAGCGCGCGCTACACGGCGATGCTCGCCGGCAGCGTCGACGCGGCGTCGCTCGGTCCGCCCTCGATCCTCCTCGCGCAAGCCGCCGGCTACCCGCTGCTCTTCCGCTTTTCCGATCATCTCGAGGACATCCAAGCCTCCATCGTCGCCACCGACGAGCGTCTAGCGCGTCAAGGTGACTTGGTGCGCCGCTTCATGCGCGCCACCGTCAAAGGCGCGCGGGTCTATCTCGCCAATCGCCAAGAGGGCATCACGTCGATTATGGAATTCACCCGGCAGAAGGATCGCGATCTGATGTCGCGCGTCTATGACGATCACATGAAAACCATCGCCCGCGACGGCACCATTTCCGAGCGCCTACAGCGCATCGTCATTGAGCGCAGCAAACGCTTCACCGGCGTCACGCGCGACGTCACGCCTGAGGAGATTTTCGATTTTTCGCATCTGCGCCGCGCCCAGGCTGAGGTGACGCAGAGCGGTTGGGTGGCCAATTAA
- a CDS encoding ABC transporter substrate-binding protein, giving the protein MGQRTAQLFTITVAICLACAGHTADKIRISYTSPGPQHGILWIADTSGLFKKNNIDAEIIYMPGNISAPSLMSGEIQFGQMTGALMSPIRLQGGDPVMLVSIQELLDDRLVARPNVTRGEDLKGKRIAISRFGAASHMRVLNMLPRFGLTEKDVTFLQIGDTPARIIALVGNSADASSFSPPDHLAPQLTGMRTILNMAELKIFYQGTGLVATQRYIASHRDIVRRMVKSYLEGIHIVRTNPEEARRTFVKYRKTKDPKPIEDAYQTLREVVKPKPYPNLESFRTIFKDVAGSMPAARTANAREFVDTSFLEEFDKAGFIDGLYK; this is encoded by the coding sequence ATGGGACAGCGCACCGCACAACTTTTCACGATAACCGTCGCGATCTGCCTTGCTTGCGCCGGCCACACAGCGGACAAGATTCGCATCAGCTACACCTCCCCTGGCCCGCAACACGGCATCCTGTGGATCGCCGACACCAGCGGTCTATTCAAGAAAAATAATATCGACGCAGAGATCATCTACATGCCCGGCAATATTTCGGCGCCGTCGCTGATGTCGGGGGAGATTCAGTTCGGCCAAATGACCGGCGCGCTCATGTCGCCGATTCGCTTGCAAGGCGGCGACCCGGTCATGCTAGTCAGCATCCAAGAGCTGCTCGACGATCGTCTGGTCGCGCGGCCGAATGTGACCCGAGGCGAAGACCTCAAGGGCAAGCGCATCGCGATCTCACGTTTTGGCGCGGCGTCGCACATGCGCGTGCTCAACATGCTGCCGCGCTTTGGCTTGACGGAGAAGGACGTGACGTTTTTGCAAATCGGCGACACCCCGGCGCGTATTATCGCCCTGGTCGGCAATTCTGCCGACGCGTCGAGCTTTTCGCCGCCGGATCACCTGGCGCCGCAGTTGACTGGCATGCGGACGATCTTGAACATGGCGGAGCTAAAGATTTTCTATCAAGGCACGGGCCTGGTCGCGACCCAACGTTACATCGCCAGCCATCGCGACATCGTCAGACGCATGGTGAAGTCTTACCTCGAAGGCATTCATATCGTCAGGACCAACCCAGAAGAGGCTAGACGCACTTTTGTAAAGTATCGGAAAACCAAAGACCCCAAACCGATTGAGGACGCCTACCAAACCCTGCGCGAAGTAGTGAAACCGAAACCTTATCCAAACCTGGAATCGTTCAGAACCATCTTCAAAGACGTCGCCGGCAGCATGCCCGCGGCGAGAACGGCCAACGCCAGAGAATTTGTCGATACGAGCTTCTTAGAGGAATTTGATAAGGCGGGATTTATTGACGGACTGTACAAATAA
- a CDS encoding CBS domain-containing protein: MFVEKWMNPEVITVPPDATISYVAVEMGRRKFRHFPVVESTGTGNRLVGIVAKYDIARGFPGDLNPFSIEVTEESVPRPVASLMTKKVITVTPDCTIEDAARTLHVNRIGALPVLRENRLAGIITESDVFEALISVTAAKSGGTRIMIESNALDNPAPAIIRLCQDRRVTILSMLCFRENRLRGTDLSIFRFDGRIPPGFLPDIAKLGYRLVSVER, encoded by the coding sequence ATGTTTGTCGAAAAGTGGATGAACCCCGAGGTCATAACCGTCCCACCGGATGCGACTATCTCCTACGTCGCCGTCGAAATGGGCCGGCGCAAGTTTCGCCATTTCCCAGTGGTCGAGTCGACCGGCACCGGCAATCGCTTGGTCGGCATCGTCGCCAAGTACGACATCGCCCGCGGTTTTCCCGGCGACCTCAATCCCTTCTCGATCGAGGTAACCGAAGAGTCTGTGCCACGCCCGGTGGCTAGCCTCATGACCAAAAAAGTCATCACCGTTACGCCCGACTGTACCATCGAAGATGCCGCGCGGACTCTTCACGTCAACCGAATCGGCGCGCTGCCGGTGCTGAGGGAAAACCGCCTCGCCGGCATCATCACCGAGTCCGATGTTTTCGAAGCGCTGATCAGCGTCACCGCCGCCAAGAGCGGCGGCACGAGAATCATGATCGAGTCCAACGCCCTGGACAATCCGGCGCCAGCCATCATCCGGCTCTGCCAAGATCGCCGCGTCACGATATTGAGCATGCTCTGCTTTCGTGAGAATCGCCTGCGAGGCACCGACCTGTCGATCTTTCGTTTCGACGGCCGCATCCCGCCGGGCTTTCTCCCCGACATCGCCAAGCTCGGCTACCGCCTCGTCAGCGTCGAGCGCTAA
- a CDS encoding isocitrate lyase/PEP mutase family protein gives MATKSTTRLQSLLKRPELLVMSGGFSPLHARMSETTGYEAFFMSGSQVAAYVYGYPDVGLLGLNEMVEAVRRITNVVEMPIFADADTGYGNAVNVYYTVQAYIRAGAAGLHIEDQEAPKKSGTLAGRRLISVDEAVGKYKAAVAAKKELDGDFVVCARCDSVGSEGGGFEDAVKRGIAYAKDAGVDCVWMNTMTKREEIAEACKRIPAPVIAPYYGPKPSPTFAEFQSLGVAAVLYPSLTTANGLQSTWEVLHEMKERGPAVLDEWNKKANASKYGIVPRTQDPILPSNKIKKLEDDFIPKELQRDYDKTFGHNRH, from the coding sequence ATGGCGACGAAAAGTACCACCCGTTTGCAATCACTGTTAAAACGTCCCGAGCTGCTGGTCATGTCCGGCGGTTTCAGTCCGCTCCACGCGCGTATGTCGGAGACCACCGGCTACGAAGCTTTTTTCATGTCGGGCTCCCAAGTGGCCGCCTACGTTTATGGCTATCCCGATGTTGGCCTCCTGGGTTTGAACGAAATGGTCGAAGCGGTGCGGCGCATCACCAACGTGGTCGAGATGCCGATTTTCGCCGATGCGGACACGGGCTATGGCAACGCGGTGAATGTCTACTACACCGTGCAGGCCTACATCCGCGCCGGCGCGGCGGGGCTGCACATCGAAGATCAGGAAGCGCCGAAGAAATCCGGCACCCTGGCGGGCCGCCGCTTGATTTCCGTTGACGAAGCGGTGGGCAAATACAAAGCGGCGGTGGCAGCGAAAAAAGAATTGGACGGCGACTTCGTTGTTTGTGCGCGCTGCGACTCCGTCGGTTCCGAAGGCGGTGGATTTGAAGATGCCGTCAAACGCGGCATTGCCTATGCCAAAGACGCCGGCGTCGATTGTGTCTGGATGAATACCATGACCAAACGCGAGGAGATCGCCGAGGCGTGCAAACGCATTCCCGCGCCGGTGATTGCGCCGTATTATGGCCCCAAGCCGTCGCCGACTTTTGCAGAGTTTCAAAGTCTTGGCGTAGCGGCTGTGCTCTATCCGAGCCTAACCACGGCGAACGGGCTGCAGTCGACCTGGGAGGTGCTGCACGAAATGAAGGAACGCGGCCCGGCGGTGCTCGACGAGTGGAACAAGAAAGCGAACGCGAGCAAATACGGCATAGTGCCGCGCACGCAGGATCCGATTCTGCCGTCGAACAAAATCAAAAAACTCGAAGATGATTTTATTCCGAAAGAGCTGCAGCGCGATTACGACAAGACCTTCGGGCATAACCGGCATTGA